The DNA segment CCGGGCACGCGCGGTACCGACCGCTTCGACGCGGGCCTGTTCGCCGGAGAAAGCGATTTTCTCCACGATCACCGGCGCCACCGGAGTCTCGCGCGGCGCATCCTCGCCGCCGCCGGTCAGCAGAAGGACGGCGCCGATGATGCACGCGCCGACCACGCCGACGATCAGCAGGGGGCGCAAGCGCTGAAGCGTCGGCGTTTTTTCAGGCGGCATGGAATGTGAAATGGGCTGGCACTCGGGAAAGGGTATGGTCGGTGACTGTGCCGCGCCACCCTATTGCTGTTTCATGACGCAATTGTAATCGGGCGGAGCGGCTATTGTCGGGAATCCGCTCCTTTCACCACGGGAATGACTCATGCGACTGACCCTTCTCTGCTTTTTTGTCCTGAATGTTCTGGTCCTGTCTCTCCAGGCCGCGCCGGTGCGCGCCGAGGAGGTGGGCTGCGTGTCGACGACCTTCCGCATGCTGGGACTGGCCAACGACAAGGTCTGCGTGGATTCCTTCCGCGATCCCAAGGTCGAGGGCGTGGTCTGTCACGTCAGCCGCGCGCGCACCGGCGGCGTCAAGGGCGCGGTCGGTCTGGCGGAGGATACGTCCGACGCGGCGGTCGCCTGCCGCCAGGTGGGACCGATCTCGTTCAAGGGCAAGCTCAAGGATGGCGAGGACGTGTTCAAGGAAAGCCGGTCCTGGCTGTTCAAGCGGCTGCAGGTGGTCCGCTTCTACGACAGGCCCAACAACACGCTGGTCTACCTGGTCTACTCGGACAAGCTGGTCGATGGCTCGCCGAAGAATTCCATTTCCACCGTGCCCGTCATGCCCTGGCGCTGAGGACCCAACCTCTCGAATCCGCCAGCTATCAGACTCACCAGTTTCGGCCGGCCCGATTTATTTATAACGTTTGTTGTGTGCCGCGAGCCGCGCACATCGGGAACGGCGCCACTCCCCGGGCGCCATTTCCCGCGGGCCGCGGCGGTCGATGAAGGCGCGCCGCGCGCCGCCTAGCTCCCCGCGGGCAGGCGTGCGGCGCCCCATCGTCAGGCAGTCAGCAGCGCTTTCGCCTGTTCCGCGCGCTCGCCGTGGCGGCGTTCTTCCTTGCCGTTCTGGCGCAGCAGCTTGGCCACTTCGGCATCGGTCATCTTCTGCGCCCAGCCCTCGTACATCAGCTCGCCGCCGAACTCGCCTTTGGCCATGTTGTCCAGCAGCGCCTCGTCGACCGGCAGGCTCGCGGGCGCCGTGTCGTACGGGTTCGTCTGCGGCGACGGGATCTCGAACATCTCGCCGGTCATCAGCTGGATCGCCTTCTGAAGCCGCTTGGCATGGGCCATCTCCTCCCGGCCATTGGCGGCGAGCAGGTCGGCGATCTCCTTCGAGGGCGCACCGGCGGCGAGCGCGTTGTAGAAGCTCAGGCCACTGGCCTCGAGGCAGATCATCAGCTTGAAATCATCGACCGTCGGCGTGCCGATGGTGCCGATATAGGCAAAGGCCTCTTCCGATGTCTGCGGCAGCGACGCGGGTAATATGCTCATGGCATCCTCCTGTTCCCTGGCGGTAACCTACTCTGGCCCGCGCCCGCCAACAAGCTGGCTTGATTGTTGACTCGGACGCCGATTACCCCTGTTCTAGAGGCCGGGAAGATCAAGGGGATGACCATGAACAGGGAAACGCTCGACATGACCGCCATTCTCGACCGGCTGCACCGGGTCGAGGCGGTACTGGAGATTCACAACCTCAAGTCGCGCTACTGCGCCGGCTGCGACGACAACCACAATGCCGATTCGCTGGAAGCCATTTTCGTGCCGGAAGGCCGCTGGAAGTGCGATGCCATGGGCGTGGACGCGCAAGGCCATGCCGAGCGGCGCGTGTTCTTCGACGGTCTCGCCAATTCGGGCCGCATCCGCAACTCCCAGCACATGGTGACCAATCCCCACATCGTCGTGGATGGCGACCGGGCGACCGGCTACTGGCGCATGATGATGGTCTATGCGGGCAACGCGCCGGACGGCAGCGTGCAGTTCCACCGCATTCTCGGCCACTACCAGGACGATTTCGTGTTCCGCGACGGCCACTGGCTGTTCGAGACCATCCGGCCGATGGTCGAGGACACCGAGGCCTACACCGTGGAGCCCAGCAAGTTCCGCTGAACCGGCCGCCCGCCGTCAGGGGTTTGCAAAGCCCCCGAACCGGGCGATCATGCGGCGCGGTCTTGGGGAAGACGTGTCGGGGATCAAACGGGGAAATGGCATGAACAGGCTTTGCGAGGGACGTGTCTGCGTCGTCACGGGCGCGGGGCGCGGCATCGGCCGCGAGTACGCGAAAATGCTGGCGTCGCAGG comes from the Iodidimonas sp. SYSU 1G8 genome and includes:
- a CDS encoding CreA family protein, producing MRLTLLCFFVLNVLVLSLQAAPVRAEEVGCVSTTFRMLGLANDKVCVDSFRDPKVEGVVCHVSRARTGGVKGAVGLAEDTSDAAVACRQVGPISFKGKLKDGEDVFKESRSWLFKRLQVVRFYDRPNNTLVYLVYSDKLVDGSPKNSISTVPVMPWR
- a CDS encoding ferritin family protein, which gives rise to MSILPASLPQTSEEAFAYIGTIGTPTVDDFKLMICLEASGLSFYNALAAGAPSKEIADLLAANGREEMAHAKRLQKAIQLMTGEMFEIPSPQTNPYDTAPASLPVDEALLDNMAKGEFGGELMYEGWAQKMTDAEVAKLLRQNGKEERRHGERAEQAKALLTA
- a CDS encoding nuclear transport factor 2 family protein; amino-acid sequence: MNRETLDMTAILDRLHRVEAVLEIHNLKSRYCAGCDDNHNADSLEAIFVPEGRWKCDAMGVDAQGHAERRVFFDGLANSGRIRNSQHMVTNPHIVVDGDRATGYWRMMMVYAGNAPDGSVQFHRILGHYQDDFVFRDGHWLFETIRPMVEDTEAYTVEPSKFR